The following are encoded together in the Pectobacterium wasabiae CFBP 3304 genome:
- a CDS encoding DUF2283 domain-containing protein — MKKNKINLEVSGDGDMAYLVLPNHPGKGKAGVAVKHIALRTIIENYQGPEIYLDFDSNGNMIGMEFLLD, encoded by the coding sequence ATGAAAAAAAATAAAATTAATTTAGAAGTCAGTGGTGATGGCGATATGGCTTACCTCGTTCTACCAAATCATCCGGGGAAGGGAAAGGCCGGAGTAGCTGTTAAACATATTGCTTTGCGAACAATAATAGAAAATTATCAGGGACCAGAAATATATTTAGACTTTGATAGTAATGGAAATATGATTGGAATGGAATTTTTATTGGATTAA
- the udp gene encoding uridine phosphorylase has translation MSTSDVFHLGLVKNDLQGATLAIVPGDPERVEKIARLMDNPVHLASHREFTSWRAELDGKAIIVCSTGIGGPSTSIAVEELAQLGIRTFLRVGTTGAIQPGINVGDVLVTTAAVRLDGASLHFAPMEFPAVADFGCTTALVDAAKASGIALHVGITASSDTFYPGQERYDTFSGRVVRRFRGSMEEWQSMGVLNYEMESATLLTMCASQGLKAGMIAGIIVNRTQQEIPDVATMKLAETNVIKVLLDATRRLLAAE, from the coding sequence ATGTCTACATCTGATGTGTTCCATCTTGGTCTGGTCAAGAACGATTTACAGGGCGCGACGCTGGCTATCGTGCCCGGCGATCCTGAACGTGTCGAAAAAATTGCTCGCCTGATGGATAACCCGGTACATCTGGCATCACACCGTGAATTTACCTCCTGGCGTGCAGAGCTGGACGGTAAGGCAATCATTGTCTGCTCGACCGGTATCGGTGGGCCGTCAACGTCAATCGCGGTAGAAGAGCTGGCGCAGCTCGGCATCCGCACTTTCCTGCGCGTCGGTACAACGGGGGCGATTCAACCCGGTATCAATGTCGGTGATGTTCTGGTCACTACCGCCGCTGTTCGTCTTGATGGCGCGAGTCTGCACTTCGCACCAATGGAATTCCCCGCCGTCGCTGATTTCGGCTGTACCACGGCGCTGGTGGATGCGGCGAAGGCGTCAGGTATCGCGTTGCACGTGGGCATTACGGCGTCTTCCGATACGTTCTATCCCGGCCAGGAACGCTATGACACGTTCTCTGGACGTGTGGTGCGTCGCTTCCGTGGATCGATGGAAGAGTGGCAGAGCATGGGGGTGCTGAACTATGAAATGGAATCCGCCACGCTGCTGACTATGTGTGCCAGTCAGGGGCTAAAAGCCGGTATGATCGCTGGGATTATCGTGAATCGTACCCAACAGGAAATTCCTGATGTTGCCACCATGAAGCTGGCCGAGACGAATGTGATCAAGGTGCTGTTGGATGCGACACGCCGTTTGTTAGCGGCTGAATAA
- a CDS encoding immunity protein TriTu family protein, with protein MLSEIKDWILSNTTHHVEINRNEYTSSLVVDFEGENKIAKFTVWDDKSCMLEIMTIDTEKYIINERAELSDIAEIIKSFKKFNDLLR; from the coding sequence ATGTTAAGTGAAATAAAGGACTGGATCCTATCTAACACTACCCACCACGTTGAAATTAATAGAAATGAGTACACGAGTAGCTTGGTCGTTGATTTCGAAGGTGAAAATAAGATCGCCAAATTTACGGTATGGGATGATAAATCATGTATGTTGGAAATCATGACTATTGACACGGAAAAATACATTATAAATGAAAGAGCGGAACTTTCTGACATAGCCGAAATAATAAAGTCATTCAAGAAATTCAATGACCTCCTAAGGTAG
- a CDS encoding tyrosine-protein phosphatase: MTESTLLHPSLLPLDGGINFRDLGGNRAADGRLIRHGKLFRSGSLDLLSPADCEHLAGVPISHVVDYRDTDEIAQKPDVLWTGANYHAYPANPLRHEVTANLDSLGSDVLAAFDSRAFMLELYRRLPFNNSAYKQLVSLLLRPDEGGLVQHCAVGKDRTGIGSALVMFALGADEQTVMEDYLLTDTTLTPFRQQLLAHLSETLNEKALGQFSYVLSVQEEFIVTALQAIYERHGSIDSWLEVEYGLDNRARNYLQDKYLA, encoded by the coding sequence ATGACCGAATCAACGTTGCTTCATCCCTCTTTATTACCGCTGGACGGCGGGATCAACTTCCGTGATTTAGGTGGTAACCGGGCTGCTGACGGGCGGCTTATCCGACACGGTAAACTTTTTCGCTCCGGTTCGCTGGATCTGCTGAGTCCGGCGGATTGTGAACACCTTGCTGGTGTGCCGATTTCTCACGTGGTGGACTATCGAGATACCGATGAAATTGCGCAGAAACCCGATGTACTGTGGACTGGGGCCAATTATCACGCTTATCCGGCCAATCCATTACGCCACGAGGTGACGGCCAACCTGGATTCGTTGGGGTCCGATGTACTGGCGGCATTTGATTCCCGCGCGTTTATGTTAGAACTCTACCGCCGTTTGCCCTTCAATAATTCCGCCTATAAGCAACTGGTGTCGCTACTATTACGGCCAGATGAGGGCGGGCTGGTACAGCACTGCGCGGTGGGGAAAGATCGCACAGGTATCGGTTCGGCACTGGTGATGTTTGCATTGGGAGCCGATGAACAGACCGTGATGGAAGATTACCTGCTCACAGATACCACGCTGACGCCATTCCGTCAGCAGTTGCTGGCGCATTTATCGGAAACGCTGAATGAGAAAGCGCTAGGGCAGTTCTCTTATGTGCTCTCCGTGCAGGAAGAGTTCATCGTGACGGCGTTGCAGGCGATCTATGAACGACATGGTTCGATCGATAGCTGGCTTGAAGTGGAATATGGGCTGGATAATCGTGCGAGGAATTATTTGCAGGATAAGTATTTGGCGTAG
- a CDS encoding barstar family protein: MKLITLDGEKQKTPTDIYDYFSQKFDFGPYFGRNSDALYDFMIPIDHEDKPLIVEWRNSSVFKKNYPDEFVRLLSVFNRIDEFSEFKEDVFKFNLY; encoded by the coding sequence ATGAAGTTAATTACTCTCGATGGCGAGAAACAAAAAACGCCAACTGATATTTATGATTATTTTTCACAGAAATTTGACTTTGGCCCCTACTTTGGAAGAAATTCAGATGCTTTATATGATTTTATGATCCCCATAGATCATGAAGATAAACCCTTAATAGTAGAATGGCGTAATAGTTCTGTTTTTAAGAAAAATTACCCAGATGAATTTGTAAGATTGTTGTCGGTCTTTAATAGAATAGATGAATTCTCTGAATTTAAAGAGGATGTTTTTAAATTTAATCTGTATTAA
- a CDS encoding dienelactone hydrolase family protein — MKTDEQTTFKHLPQGLSPAVKPQGFSIITTDSVGIVASETTIPSQGEQLPAYIAKPTNHDGPLPIVLVVQEIFGVHQHIQDVCRRLAKQGYMAIAPELYFRQGDPSQYNDIQQILTELVHKVPDSQVLSDLDHSANWAIKQGGDASKLAITGFCWGGRITWLYAAHNPQLKAAVAWYGKFTGEKTLNSPKHPVDIATELEAPVLGLYGAKDESIPLEKVDIMRQALRAANATAEIIVYPDAGHAFHADYRPSYHEESARDGWQRMLAWFQKNGVA, encoded by the coding sequence ATGAAGACTGATGAACAGACGACCTTCAAACATCTTCCTCAAGGGTTATCCCCGGCGGTAAAACCGCAGGGCTTCTCCATCATTACCACGGATTCTGTCGGTATCGTTGCCAGTGAAACCACCATCCCTTCTCAGGGTGAGCAGCTACCCGCCTATATCGCCAAGCCAACGAACCATGATGGACCACTCCCTATCGTTCTGGTGGTGCAGGAAATTTTCGGCGTTCATCAACACATTCAGGATGTTTGTCGCAGGCTGGCTAAACAGGGCTATATGGCCATCGCCCCAGAGCTGTATTTCCGTCAGGGCGACCCCAGCCAATATAACGACATTCAACAAATCCTGACTGAGCTGGTGCATAAGGTTCCCGATTCACAGGTGCTGTCCGATCTCGATCACAGCGCCAACTGGGCGATTAAGCAGGGCGGCGATGCCAGCAAGCTAGCAATAACGGGGTTCTGTTGGGGCGGACGCATCACCTGGCTCTACGCCGCGCACAATCCACAACTCAAAGCGGCCGTAGCCTGGTACGGCAAATTCACCGGTGAGAAAACGCTGAATAGCCCCAAACATCCGGTCGATATTGCAACGGAATTGGAAGCGCCCGTGTTGGGATTATACGGAGCGAAAGACGAGAGTATTCCGCTGGAAAAAGTGGATATCATGCGACAGGCGCTACGCGCTGCGAACGCGACGGCAGAAATCATCGTCTACCCCGATGCCGGGCATGCTTTTCATGCCGATTATCGCCCTAGCTATCATGAAGAATCCGCACGCGACGGCTGGCAACGGATGCTGGCATGGTTCCAGAAAAACGGTGTAGCGTAG
- the ppc gene encoding phosphoenolpyruvate carboxylase, whose protein sequence is MNEQYSAMRSNVSMLGKLLGDTIKEALGENILDKVETIRKLSKSSRAGNEKHRQELLTTLQNLSNDELLPVARAFSQFLNLTNTAEQYHTISPHGEAASNPAQLSNAFERLKENKDLTERDIRDAVESLSIELVLTAHPTEITRRTLIHKLVEVNTCLKQLDHNDLADYERNQIMRRLRQLIAQSWHTDEIRKIRPTPVDEAKWGFAVVENSLWEGVPAFLRELDEQLEQAFGYRLPVDAVPVRFTSWMGGDRDGNPNVTAEVTRHVLLLSRWKAADLFLRDIQVLVSELSMSECTPDLLELAGGSEVQEPYRAIMKSLRSQLSSTLSYLEARLTGEERLPPKDLLVTNEQLWEPLHACYQSLKTCGMGIIADGRLLDTLRRVRCFGVPLVRIDVRQESTRHTDALAEITRYLGLGDYESWSESDKQAFLIRELSSKRPLLPRYWEPSADTKEVLDTCRVIAKAPQGSIAAYVISMARTPSDVLAVQLLLKEAGCPFALPVAPLFETLDDLNNADDVMTQLLSIDWYRGFIQGKQMVMIGYSDSAKDAGVMAASWAQYRAQDALIKTCEKAGIALTLFHGRGGSIGRGGAPAHAALLSQPPGSLKGGLRVTEQGEMIRFKYGLPEVTISSLALYTGAILEANLLPPPEPKQEWHQVMDELSRVSCDMYRGYVRENPDFVPYFRAATPELELGKLPLGSRPAKRRPNGGVESLRAIPWIFAWTQNRLMLPAWLGAGAALQKVVDDGKQGQLEEMCRNWPFFSTRIGMLEMVFAKADLWLAEYYDQRLVEEKLWPLGKQLRDQLAADISIVLAISNDDHLMADLPWIAESIALRNVYTDPLNVLQAELLHRSRRQEQPDADLELALMVTIAGVAAGMRNTG, encoded by the coding sequence ATGAACGAACAATATTCCGCAATGCGCAGTAACGTCAGTATGCTCGGCAAACTACTCGGCGATACTATCAAGGAAGCACTGGGTGAAAACATCCTTGATAAAGTCGAAACAATCCGCAAGTTGTCAAAGTCATCCCGTGCAGGTAATGAAAAACATCGTCAGGAACTGCTGACTACACTGCAAAACCTGTCTAACGATGAGCTGTTGCCCGTGGCCCGCGCATTTAGCCAGTTCCTTAACCTGACCAATACCGCTGAGCAATATCATACGATTTCACCACACGGCGAAGCAGCGAGTAACCCAGCGCAGCTTTCCAACGCCTTTGAGCGTCTAAAAGAAAATAAAGATCTGACCGAACGCGATATCCGCGACGCGGTAGAATCGCTGTCGATCGAGCTGGTACTGACCGCACACCCGACCGAGATCACCCGCCGGACGCTGATCCACAAACTGGTAGAAGTGAACACCTGCCTTAAGCAGCTCGACCACAACGATTTGGCTGATTATGAGCGCAATCAGATCATGCGCCGTCTGCGCCAGTTGATCGCACAGTCCTGGCATACCGATGAGATCCGCAAAATTCGCCCTACCCCGGTAGATGAAGCCAAATGGGGTTTCGCCGTAGTGGAAAACAGTCTGTGGGAAGGCGTACCTGCATTTTTACGTGAGCTCGATGAGCAGTTGGAACAGGCTTTCGGCTACCGTCTGCCAGTTGACGCCGTACCGGTACGCTTTACCTCCTGGATGGGCGGCGACCGCGACGGTAACCCGAACGTCACAGCAGAAGTGACGCGTCATGTGCTGTTACTCAGCCGCTGGAAAGCCGCCGATCTGTTCCTGCGTGATATTCAGGTACTGGTTTCCGAGCTGTCGATGTCCGAATGTACACCAGATCTGTTAGAGCTGGCCGGTGGCAGCGAGGTACAGGAGCCGTACCGCGCCATCATGAAGTCACTGCGTTCGCAGTTGAGCAGCACGCTGAGCTATCTCGAAGCACGCCTGACGGGTGAAGAACGTCTGCCCCCTAAAGACCTGCTAGTTACCAACGAGCAGCTATGGGAACCGCTCCACGCCTGCTATCAGTCTCTGAAAACCTGCGGCATGGGTATCATCGCCGATGGTCGCCTGCTGGATACGCTGCGCCGCGTGCGCTGCTTCGGTGTACCGTTGGTGCGCATTGATGTCCGTCAGGAGAGTACTCGCCACACCGACGCACTGGCCGAAATTACCCGCTATCTGGGTCTGGGCGATTATGAAAGCTGGTCAGAATCCGATAAGCAAGCCTTCCTGATCCGCGAACTCAGCTCCAAGCGTCCGCTGCTGCCGCGCTACTGGGAACCCAGTGCAGATACCAAAGAAGTGCTGGATACCTGCCGGGTGATCGCGAAAGCGCCACAGGGTTCTATTGCTGCTTACGTTATTTCAATGGCGCGCACGCCTTCCGACGTGCTGGCCGTTCAACTGCTGCTCAAAGAAGCCGGCTGCCCGTTTGCTCTGCCCGTCGCGCCGCTGTTTGAAACACTGGATGACCTGAACAACGCCGACGATGTCATGACGCAGTTGCTAAGCATTGACTGGTATCGCGGCTTTATTCAAGGCAAGCAGATGGTCATGATCGGCTATTCCGACTCTGCGAAAGACGCAGGCGTGATGGCCGCATCCTGGGCGCAGTACCGTGCGCAAGACGCGCTGATCAAAACCTGTGAGAAAGCGGGCATCGCCCTGACGCTATTCCACGGACGCGGGGGTTCCATCGGTCGCGGTGGTGCGCCAGCTCATGCCGCGCTGTTGTCACAACCGCCGGGTAGCCTGAAAGGCGGCCTGCGCGTGACGGAACAGGGCGAGATGATCCGCTTTAAATACGGCCTGCCAGAAGTCACCATCAGCAGCCTGGCGCTGTATACCGGTGCGATTCTGGAAGCGAACCTGCTGCCACCGCCGGAGCCAAAACAAGAATGGCATCAGGTAATGGACGAACTGTCCCGCGTGTCCTGCGATATGTACCGTGGCTACGTGCGCGAAAACCCAGATTTCGTTCCGTACTTCCGCGCCGCTACGCCGGAGCTGGAGCTGGGTAAACTGCCGTTGGGCTCACGCCCGGCCAAACGTCGTCCGAACGGCGGAGTGGAAAGCCTGCGCGCGATCCCGTGGATTTTCGCCTGGACGCAGAACCGTCTGATGCTGCCCGCATGGCTCGGTGCAGGTGCCGCGTTGCAGAAAGTGGTGGATGACGGCAAGCAGGGGCAGTTGGAAGAAATGTGCCGCAACTGGCCGTTCTTCTCGACGCGTATCGGCATGCTGGAGATGGTGTTTGCCAAAGCCGACCTGTGGCTGGCGGAGTATTACGATCAGCGTCTGGTAGAAGAAAAGCTATGGCCATTAGGGAAGCAACTACGCGATCAGTTGGCCGCCGATATCAGCATTGTGCTGGCGATCTCCAACGACGATCACCTGATGGCAGACCTACCGTGGATCGCTGAATCCATCGCACTGCGTAACGTCTACACCGATCCCCTGAACGTGTTGCAGGCAGAACTGCTGCATCGTTCACGTCGACAGGAACAACCGGACGCCGATCTGGAACTGGCGTTGATGGTCACCATCGCGGGTGTCGCAGCGGGTATGCGTAATACGGGTTAA
- a CDS encoding methyl-accepting chemotaxis protein: MNLANWRIGYRLGAGFSILILMLFAVSIFSLSKLSGFQDGARGIVKDVYPQTMDANNLIDNVTSILVAYQRLMLVSGEEQIQTNVTRVNEFRQEIGRLLDKLESQTVEERSVTQLRAIRAIRTEFLKSGDKIISEVVAGNREAAIEEFNNNLNVVQRQYRDAVKQLVNYQDDAMDTSIEAMAEVYSETRIILLLILALGAVFGALIAWSITRSVTRPIQQALQVADRVAQGDLTSRITVTSKDETGLLLQSLDHMNTSLSTIVGQVRDGAETISTAASQIAAGNQDLSSRTEEQASSLEETAASMEQLTSTIKNTAENTQQATDIANKASGAAKQSGDVMVSVTQKMRGIRDSSQRMAEIIGVIDGIAFQTNILALNAAVEAARAGEQGRGFAVVAGEVRSLAQRSATAAREIKDLIDDSVNKIQEGMSLVDTAEETMGGLTGYVRDVNEIISEISQASREQSDGINQMNLAVGQIDTTTQQNAALVEESASAALSLQAQASVLAEAVSAFKLLPYGNGKAASYASTPTRTPTLSLAPVTPAKDQGNNGDWTTF; this comes from the coding sequence ATGAATTTAGCAAACTGGCGTATTGGTTATCGATTGGGGGCTGGATTTTCCATCCTGATTCTGATGTTGTTTGCCGTAAGTATTTTTTCCCTGTCTAAGTTATCCGGCTTTCAGGACGGTGCCAGAGGCATTGTCAAAGACGTCTATCCACAAACGATGGATGCTAATAATCTCATCGACAATGTCACGAGTATTCTGGTGGCGTATCAGCGGCTGATGCTGGTTTCGGGTGAGGAACAGATCCAGACAAACGTGACTCGCGTGAATGAATTCCGTCAGGAAATTGGTCGTCTACTGGACAAGCTAGAAAGTCAAACTGTTGAAGAACGTTCGGTCACCCAGCTACGTGCGATTCGCGCGATTCGTACTGAGTTTCTGAAGTCTGGCGATAAAATCATTAGCGAAGTAGTCGCGGGCAATAGGGAAGCGGCGATCGAGGAGTTCAACAACAACCTGAACGTGGTTCAACGCCAATACCGTGATGCGGTGAAGCAATTAGTGAACTACCAGGATGATGCGATGGACACCTCTATTGAAGCCATGGCTGAGGTATACAGCGAGACACGTATTATTCTGCTGCTCATTCTGGCGTTAGGTGCCGTATTTGGGGCATTGATTGCCTGGTCGATCACGCGCAGCGTAACCCGGCCGATACAGCAGGCTTTGCAAGTAGCAGACAGAGTAGCGCAGGGCGACCTGACCTCACGCATCACTGTTACCAGCAAAGATGAAACGGGATTGCTGCTGCAATCGTTGGATCACATGAACACCAGCCTGAGCACGATTGTCGGACAGGTACGTGACGGAGCGGAAACGATCTCGACGGCGGCTTCACAGATTGCCGCAGGTAATCAGGATCTGTCATCGCGCACTGAAGAGCAGGCCAGCTCACTGGAAGAAACGGCGGCCTCGATGGAACAACTGACCTCCACCATTAAAAATACGGCGGAAAACACCCAACAGGCGACAGACATTGCGAATAAAGCCTCTGGTGCCGCCAAACAAAGCGGTGATGTCATGGTGTCCGTGACGCAGAAAATGCGCGGTATTCGTGATTCATCCCAACGTATGGCCGAGATTATTGGTGTGATCGACGGCATTGCCTTCCAGACCAATATTCTGGCACTGAACGCGGCGGTTGAAGCGGCGCGTGCGGGTGAGCAAGGACGTGGCTTTGCGGTGGTGGCAGGCGAAGTACGTTCTCTGGCACAGCGCAGTGCGACGGCCGCGCGTGAGATTAAGGACTTGATCGACGATTCTGTGAACAAAATTCAGGAAGGTATGTCGCTGGTGGATACTGCTGAAGAAACCATGGGCGGATTAACCGGCTATGTTCGGGATGTGAATGAGATCATCAGCGAAATCTCACAGGCCAGTCGTGAACAGAGCGACGGGATTAACCAGATGAATCTGGCGGTGGGACAAATTGATACCACGACTCAGCAGAATGCGGCTCTGGTTGAAGAATCTGCCTCTGCGGCACTTTCCCTGCAAGCACAGGCTTCCGTTCTGGCGGAAGCGGTGAGCGCGTTTAAACTGCTGCCGTATGGCAATGGCAAAGCCGCTTCTTATGCATCGACCCCAACACGAACCCCAACGCTGTCTTTAGCACCCGTGACGCCTGCGAAAGATCAAGGCAACAATGGTGACTGGACGACGTTCTAA